Proteins found in one uncultured Desulfuromonas sp. genomic segment:
- the surE gene encoding 5'/3'-nucleotidase SurE: MTDARQPPLIMVTNDDGILAPGIQSLADSLQSLGEVVVVAPDRERSAAGHSMTLHQPVRADQIAENRFAVDGTPTDCVNLAIHGLLPYRPTLVVSGINRGSNLADDITYSGTVAAAMEAMLMQVPALAVSLEIVSDRVADYSIAAHHAYVVARQILEHGLPPDTFLNLNVPHGKPKGVRITRQGKRLYDNKIERKQDPRGRTYYWLGGNLLDFNRQKECDCGAIADGYVSLTPLHLDLTNYKSVQHLSGWELDS, translated from the coding sequence ATGACTGACGCGCGGCAGCCACCATTGATCATGGTCACCAATGACGATGGCATTTTGGCGCCCGGCATTCAATCACTTGCTGATTCTTTGCAAAGTCTCGGCGAAGTGGTGGTTGTTGCTCCAGACCGTGAACGCAGTGCTGCCGGACATTCGATGACTCTTCATCAGCCGGTGAGGGCGGATCAGATCGCTGAAAATCGATTTGCTGTTGATGGCACTCCGACAGATTGTGTCAACCTGGCGATTCATGGACTGTTACCGTATCGACCGACACTGGTTGTCTCCGGTATCAATCGCGGGAGCAATCTCGCTGATGATATTACCTATTCAGGTACGGTTGCCGCAGCCATGGAAGCAATGCTAATGCAAGTACCGGCATTGGCGGTGTCCCTGGAGATTGTCTCTGACCGGGTTGCAGACTACAGTATTGCCGCACATCATGCCTATGTGGTTGCGCGGCAGATTCTCGAACATGGTTTACCTCCCGATACGTTTTTGAACCTCAATGTTCCCCACGGAAAACCCAAAGGGGTGAGAATCACGCGGCAGGGGAAACGGCTTTATGATAACAAAATTGAGAGAAAACAGGATCCACGTGGCCGAACCTATTATTGGTTGGGGGGAAACTTGTTAGATTTTAACCGGCAAAAGGAGTGTGATTGTGGCGCTATTGCTGATGGGTATGTATCCTTAACCCCGCTCCATCTCGATCTGACAAATTATAAGTCGGTTCAACATCTGTCTGGTTGGGAACTCGATTCCTGA
- a CDS encoding MerR family transcriptional regulator yields MNVEIPDKLFFKIGEVASITGVKPHVLRYWESEFGAFSPSKSRSQQRQYQKKDIELVLQLKDLLYNQGFTIAGARKALKTNKGSAPKTVQKSDREHLLEIRTELRNLRKRLDD; encoded by the coding sequence ATGAATGTCGAGATTCCGGACAAACTTTTCTTCAAAATCGGTGAAGTAGCCTCAATTACGGGCGTTAAGCCTCATGTTTTGCGCTACTGGGAATCGGAATTCGGCGCTTTTTCACCTTCCAAAAGCCGTTCTCAACAACGTCAATATCAAAAAAAAGATATTGAGCTGGTTCTTCAGCTCAAAGATCTCCTGTATAATCAAGGATTCACGATTGCCGGGGCACGCAAAGCACTCAAGACGAACAAAGGCAGTGCGCCCAAAACTGTGCAAAAGAGTGATCGTGAGCATTTGCTTGAGATTCGCACTGAATTACGCAACTTGAGAAAACGCCTTGATGACTGA